The following DNA comes from Panulirus ornatus isolate Po-2019 chromosome 59, ASM3632096v1, whole genome shotgun sequence.
cacacatcctctaccacttctgaaaccgcactgctcttccccaatctgatgctctgtacatgccttcaccctctcaatcaatacccttccatataatttaccaggaatactcaacaaacttatacctctgtaatttgagcactcactcttatcccctttgcctttgtacaatggcactatgcacgcattccgccaatcctcaggcacctcaccatgagtcatacatacattaaataaccttaccaaccagtcaacaatacagtcacccccttttttaataaattccactgcaataccatccaaacctgctgccttgccggctttcatcttccgcaaagcttttactacctcttctctgtttaccaaatcattttccctaaccctctcactttgcacaccacctcgaccaaaacaccctatatctgccactctgtcatcagacacattcaacaaaccttcaaaatactcattccatctccttctcacatcaccactacttgttatcacctccccatttacgcccttcactgaagttcccatttgctcccttgtcttacgcaccctatttacctccttccagaacatctttttattctccctaaaatttactgatagtctctcaccccaactctcatttgccctttttttcacctcttgcacctttctcttgacctcctgtctctttcttttatacttctcccactcaattgcattttttccctgcaaaaatcgtccaaatgcctctctcttctctttcactaatactcttacttcttcatcccaccactcactaccctttctaaacagcccacctcccactcttctcatgccacaagcatcttttgcgcaatccatcactgattccctaaatacatcccattcctcccccactccccttacttccattgttctcacctttttccattctgtacacagtctctcctggtacttccccacacaggtctccttcccaagctcacttactctcaccaccttcttcaccccaacattcactcctcttttctgaaaacccatactaatcttcaccttagcctccacaagataatgatcagacatccctccagttgcacctctcagcacattaacatccaaaagtctctctttcgcacgcctgtcaattaacacgtaatccaataacgctctctggccatctctcctacttacataagtatacttatgtatatctcgctttttaaaccaggtattcccaatcatcagtcctttttcagcacataaatctacaagctcttcaccatttccatttacaacactgaacaccccatgtgtaccaattattccctcaactgccacattactcacctttgcattcaaatcacccatcactataacccgggctcgtgcatcaaaaccgctaacacactcattcagctgctcccaaaacacttgcctctcatgatctttcttctcatgcccaggtgcatatgcaccaataatcacccacctctctccatcaactttcaattttacccatattaatcgagaatttactttcttacattctatcacatactcccacaactcctgtttcaggagtattgctactccttcccttgctcttgtcctctcactaacccctgacttcactccccagacatttccaaaccactcttcccctttacccttgagcttcgtttcactcagagccaaaacatccaggttcctttcctcaaacatactacctatctctccttttttcacatcttggttacatccacacacatttaggcaccccactctgagccttcgaggaggatgatcactccccgcgtgactccttcttctgtttcccattttagaaagttaatacaaggaggggaggatttccggccccccgctcccgtcccctctagtcgctttctacgacacgcgaggaatacgtgggaagtattctttcacccctatccccagggataatatacatatatatatacatacacacacacacacacacatacacacacatacgcacatacacacacacacacacacatacatatatatacatatgaaaaatgtaagaaacaatttagaaaacaaacttttagcttgaaatgaatgaaaaaaaaaaaaaaaatgaatgtcacataatggttcaacctctggctatggaaaaggaaatgtacaatttattcacacaaacgtcaatagcagttctcatcaatttcaccactgtatcaataagcttcaatgtctaagctacatttttctccaacttcactattttcttgtcaaaaacaccatgcatgaaaactatcactccagtaacacaactataaacatttacttcccctttaaaagttctggggaagtctgtctcgatacactgcggcgaggcgacgcgacgctgacacaatcactgtcacaatatcacttctgcctcctcaagtcaatctctcatccacagtgcaggccttcatcgtcgaaatcggtcttgttGCTGGAAGGCTTGAATGTGTCATCACAGAAAGTTGCCATCTTGATATCCTTGGATGACAATCCACCACAGTCATGAGTTGACCAAGTGACTTCTACCTTGTTATATACATTAAACCATTCTGGGTGGTGGTCAAGTTTCTCACTTGCCAGTGCAACACGGCTCATCCAGCCCCATGCCTCATTGAAGTTCTTGAAGAGGAAAGTTTTCTTAACTGCATCACGACCATCCACCATTGTCCAATTAGCATCAAGCAAAGGCTTCAAGGTGGATTCACGTTCACCTGCTTTTATTTTCAACTGAGATGCTGCTTTAAGAAGGCCTGGTAAATCATTGGATTTGACAAGTGTTTCCCCCTTGTACATGTAGTTGAGCAGACCACGAAGTTCTTGTATGGTAATATCACGAAGAACAACAACTGGATTGGAGTGTGTTACAGTTTTGAACATTTCCTCAAAGCTCTCACTGCATGTTGCCAAAACTAGTCGATGAGCTTGTACAAACTGACCATCAGCCATTAGGGTGCAGTCTGTGAGTTGATTGTGGCGCAGCAGACGCTCACATACAGACAAAAACCGTGTCTCTGTGTTGCTTGACCGGAGATGAAGACGATTCAACTTTCTAGCATTGTCTCCCTGAAGTTCGCCCAACTTCAGCTGGGGGTGCTTGCCACGGAGATGCCTTAGCATTGACGATGTGTTTCCGTGCTTGGCCAGCTTTTCATTACATATCCTGCAGCTCACTTTGTCAGTGCCCTCCTCTTGAAAATGCCTCCACACTGTTGACCTTTTCTTCTTCACTGATACATCCAGTGGGGGAAGAGCTTCAactacttcctccacctgctgTTCTTCTATTTGCCAAGACACTGCTTCACCAGTTACAGTGGGACCCACAGCATTCAATAAACAATGCATCAGCTCTGGGTGCTTTCCCCGGAGGTGTCGCAGCATCATGGAAGTGTTTCCATATCTAGTAAGTCGTTTATGACATGTTCTGCATACCACTTtattttccccttcttcttcaaAGTGCCTCCACACTGCAGACCGCTTCTTTTGCATTGAACCTATGGACCATCGTACCcgtcactaatatatatatatatatatatattttttttttttttttttttttttatactttgtcgctgtctcccgcgtttgcgaggtagcgcaaggaaacagacgaaagaaatggcccaacccccccccatacacatgtacatacatacgtccacacacgtaaatatacacacctacacagctttccatggtttaccccagacgcttcacatgccctggttcaatccattgacagcacgtcagccccggtatatcacatcgatccaattcactctattccttgcctgcctttcaccctcctgcatgttcaggcccatatcactcaaaatctttttcactccatctttccacctccagtttggtctcccacttctcctcgttccctccacctccaacacatatatcctcttggtcaatctttcctcactcattctctccatgtgcccaaaccatttcaaaacaccctcttctgctctctcaaccacgctctttttatttccacacatctctgttacccttacattacttactcgatcaaaccacctcacaccacacattgtcctcaaacatctcatttccagcacatccaccctcctgcgcacaactctatccatagcccatgcctcgcaaccatacaacattgttggaaccactattccttcaaacatacccatttttgctttccgagataatgttctcgacttccacacattcttcaaggcgcccagggttttcgccccctcccccaccctatgattcacttccacttccatggttccatccgctgccagatccactcccagatatctaaaacactttacttcctccagtttttctccattcaaccttacctcccaattgacttgaccctcaaccctactgtaccaaataaccttgctcttatttatatttactgttaactttcttctttcacacactttaccaaactcagtcaccagcttctgcagtttctcacatgaatcagccaccagcgctgtatcatcagcgaacaacaactgactcacttcccaagctctctcatccacaacagacttcatacttgcccctctttccaaaactcttgcattcacctccctaacaaccccaaccataaacaaattaagcagccatggagacatcacacacccctgctgcaaacctacattcactgagaaccaatcactttcctctcttcctacacgtacacatgccttgtatcctcgataaaaacttttcactgcctctaacaacttgcctcctacaccatatattcttaataccttccacagagcatctctatcaactatatatatatatatatatatatatacgtatttgcagtccagagtttattgatgatgagtttgagaagatatatttataggatctaagttaaagtaccctagatctttcattgataaatcccttaagttagcaaagaaatcattttatagagttgagctcaaacctcccattgacaccaagaatcttttagttctcccttttaataataatttcactttgcttcccatgttgcttaaatcctttaatgtaaatgttgcctttagcaagaataatactataaagaatatcttaattagaaattcaccagaaaattctcttggttgcatctataaagtgccttgtggaaactgtgataaattctatgttggtcagactggtaaggatctttccgttagacttaagcaacataaatatagtataagaacgggacaagaatcaaatgccttgtttaaccatgttaaaaactatgatcattgtattgactggagtaacgccatctcagttattaactctaactctattactaagagaaatatcattgaatattctatattAAATAcacaactctaactctattactaagagaaatatcattgaatcttctatcttaaatacacaaagaattataatcttaatattagtgatagtctatacaaattagataactttattgttgataagatttgtaaaatgataagtttatgaacgctcgttgtatgtttcggacaatcacatgtttaccaaatggcgtcctagcttcgtctcttcgatgtatatcaactgactgttatatttctctcttgtgtctcccctgatgatgtgaatattacacgaaagtgcacttgggaacttttcgtgtttcattttccccatggaatcataggaatatcttgatcacgcgcaaaattgtgatcctttccaatatatatatatatatatatatatatatatatatatatatatatatatataggataggggagaaagaatacttcccacgtattccctgcgtgtcgtagaaggcgactaaaaggggagggagcggggggctggaaatcctcccctctcacttttttttttaattttccaaaagagggaacagagaaggggcccaggtgaggatattccctcaatggcccagtcctctgttctcaacgctacctcgctaatgcgggaaatggcgaatagtatgaaagaaagaatatatatatatatatatatatatatatatatatatatatatatatatatatatatatatatatatatatatatatatatatatatatatatatatatatatatatatatatatatatctgtgtgtgtgagtggatggggcattcttcatgtttctaggcgctacctcgctgacgcgggaaacattatatatatatatatatatatatatatatatatatatatatatatatatatatatatatatatataattttttctttattacacttagttgctgtcttccgcgttagcaaggtagcgcaaggaaacagacgaaagaatggcccaaccctcccacatccacgtgtatgtatatacataaacgcccacacacgcacatatacatacctatacatttcaacgtatacaaacatatacatacacagacatatacatatatgcacatatacatagacatatacatatacatatcgaggatgtaaggcatgtttacgtgtaggaacagaggaaagtgattggtttccagtgaatgccggtttgcggcaggggtgtgtgatgtctccatggttgtttaatttgtttatggatgggttggttagggagattaatgcaagaattttgtagcgaggggcaagtatgctgtctgttgtggatgagagggcttggaaagtgagtcagttgttcgctcatgatacagcgctggtggctgattcgggtgataaactgcagaagctggtgactgagtttggtaaagtgtgtgaaagaagaatgttatgagtaaatgtgactaagagcaaggttattaggtacagtagggttgagggacaagtcaattgggaggtaagtttgaatggagaaaaactggaggaagtgaagtgttttaaatatcggagtagatttagcagagactgagactgagtgtgaacgaatgggcctttgctgtcttttcctagcgctacctcgcacacatgaggggggagggggatggtattccatgtgtggcgaggtggcgatgggaatgaataaaggcagacagtgtgaattgtgtgcatgggtatatatgtatgtgtctgtgtgtaagtatatatatgtgtgcattgagatgtataggtatgtatatttgcgtgtgtggacgtttatgtatatacatgtgtatggtaggtgggttgggccatttctttcgtctttccttgcgctacctcgcaaacgcgggagacagcgacaaagcaaaattaataaataaataatagaatatatatatacgttgaaatgtataggtatgtatatgtgcgtgtgtggacgtgtatgtatatacatgtggtatatgggtgggttgggcgattctttcgtctgtttccttgcgttacctcgctaacgcgggagacagcgacaaagtataataaatgaaatataaatgtatattcatacttgctgccttcatcagttttcgtcgccacccgccactagtttgatttcaaactagttagctttgatgtttcctcacttttcactaaagttccagttcatgaccttttagaatatttagttgatgtcttggatgatattcatttatctgtttcaaagtctaaatTCATTGAACtgttaaaattgtgtataaaagactgtgtatttcaagttaatggagattattatgctcaaaaatttggtatggcaatgggtaaccctctttcacctgtactaagtaatctttatatggaatttttttgaaacaaaattactaaaggatatcttaccttttaatgcaattcggtttagatatgtagatgatggtctttgtgtttggccaacaaatgaaaatttacaaatatttctccccttacttaacagtttagtaccttccatcaaatatactgtagaaaatgaaaataatggtatgttaccattttcacattgcatgatccatagacaaggaaacgagtttaagtttagcatatacagaaaacctaccaatgtatgctcatatatccattattactcatcgcaacatgacagagttaaattatcatcatttcaatctatgttccttagggcattacgtatttgcagtccagagtttattgatgatgagtttgagaagatatattctattggatctaagttaaagtaccctagatctttcattgataaatcccttaagttagcaaaNNNNNNNNNNNNNNNNNNNNNNNNNNNNNNNNNNNNNNNNNNNNNNNNNNNNNNNNNNNNNNNNNNNNNNNNNNNNNNNNNNNNNNNNNNNNNNNNNNNNCAGTGCCTGTGATACCCAGTGCCTGTGATACCCAGTGTCTGTGTTACCCAGTGCCTGTGATACCCAGTGCCTGTGGTACCAGTGTCTTTGGTAACTAGTACTTTAAGTACTCAGTGCATGTGGTACCCAGTGTCTTTAGTAACTAGTACTTTAAGTACTCAGTGCATGTGGTACCCAGTGTCTTTGGTAACCAGTCCTAGTGGTACCCAGTGCCTGTGATAACCAGTGCCTGTGGCAATCAGGTTATGTGGTACCCAGTGTCTTTGGTAACCAGTCCTAGTGGTACCCAGTGCCTGTGATACCCAGTGCCTGTGATACCCAGTGCCTGTGATACCCAGTGTCTGTGTTACCCAGTGCCTGTGATACCCAGTGCCTGTGATAACCAGTGCCTGTGGCAAGCAGGGCATGTGGTACCCAGTGCATTTGGTAACTAGTACCTGTAGTATCCAGTGCCTTTGGAACCTAGTGCCTCTGGTACTCAGTGGCTGTGATACCCAGTGCCTGAGGTACCTAGTGCCTGTGGTACCCAGTGTCTGTGTTGTACCCAGTGCCTGTGACAAGCAGGGCATGTGGTACCCAGTGTCTTTGGTAACCAGTCCTAGTGGTACCCAGTGCCTGTGATACCCAGTGTCTGTGTTACCCAGTGCCTGTGATACCCAGTGCCTGAGGTACCTAGTGCCTGTGGTACCAGTGTCTTTGGTAACCAGTCCTAGTGGTACCCAGTGCCTGTGATACCCAGTGTCTGTGTTACCCAGTGCCTGTGATACCCAGTGTCTGTGTTACCCAGTGCCTGTGATACCCAGTGCCTGTGATACCCAGTGCCTGTGATACCCAGTGTCTGTGTTACCCAGTGCCTGTGATACCCAGTGCCTGTGATACCCAGTGCCTGTGATACCCAGTGCCTGTAGTACCCAGTGCCTGTGGCAAGCAGGGCATGTGGTACCCAGTGACTATGGTATCCAGTGCCTGTGGTACCAGTGTCTTTGGTAACTAGTACTTTTAGTACTCAGTGCATGTGGTACCCAGTGTCTTTGGTAACCAGTCCTAGTGGTACCCAGTGCCTGTGATACCCAGTGTCTGTGTTACCCAGTGCCTGTGATACCCAGTGTCTGTGTTACCCAGTGCCTGTGATACCCAGTGTCTGTGTTACCCAGTGCCTGTGATACCCAGTGCCTGAGGTACCTAGTGCCTGTGGTACCCAGTGTCTTTGGTAACTAGTACTTTAAGTACTCAGTGCATGTGGTACCCAGTGTCTTTAGTAACTAGTACTTTAAGTACTCAGTGCATGTGGTACCCAGTGTCTGGTAACTAGTACCTGTAGTATCCAGTGCCTTTGGAACCTAGTGCCTCTGGTACTCAGTGGCTGTGATACCCAGTGCCTGTGATACCCAGTGTCTGTGTTACCCAGTGCCTGTGATACCCAGTGTCTGTGTTACCCAGTGCCTGTGATACCCAGTGCCTGTGATACCCAGTGCCTGTGATACCCAGTGTCTGTGTTACCCAGTGCCTGTGGCAAGCAGGGCATGTGGTACCCAGTGTCTGGTAACTAGTACCTGTAGTATCCAGTGCCTTTGGAACCTAGTGCCTCTGGTACTCAGTGGCTGTGATACCCAGTGCCTGTGGTACCCAGTGCATTTGGTAACTAGTACCTGTAGTATCCAGTGCCTTTGGAACCTAGTGCCTCTGGTACTCAGTGGCTGTGATACCCAGTGCCTGTGATACCCAGTGTCTGTGTTACCCAGTGCCTGTGATACCCAGTGTCTGTGTTACCCAGTGCCTGTGATACCCAGTGTCTGTGTTACCCAGTGCCTGTGATACCCAGTGCCTGTGATACCCAGTGCCTGTGATACCCAGTGTCTGTGTTACCCAGTGCCTGTGATACCCAGTGTCTGTGTTACCCAGTGCCTGTGATACCCAGTGCCTGTGATACCCAGTGTCTGTGTTACCCAGTGCCTGTGGTACCCAGTGTCTGGTAACTAGTACCTGTAGTATCCAGTGCCTTTGGAACCTAGTGCCTCTGGTACCCAGTGCCTGTGATACCCAGTGTCTGTGTTACCCAGTGCCT
Coding sequences within:
- the LOC139767204 gene encoding uncharacterized protein translates to MQKKRSAVWRHFEEEGENKVVCRTCHKRLTRYGNTSMMLRHLRGKHPELMHCLLNAVGPTVTGEAVSWQIEEQQVEEVVEALPPLDVSVKKKRSTVWRHFQEEGTDKVSCRICNEKLAKHGNTSSMLRHLRGKHPQLKLGELQGDNARKLNRLHLRSSNTETRFLSVCERLLRHNQLTDCTLMADGQFVQAHRLVLATCSESFEEMFKTVTHSNPVVVLRDITIQELRGLLNYMYKGETLVKSNDLPGLLKAASQLKIKAGERESTLKPLLDANWTMVDGRDAVKKTFLFKNFNEAWGWMSRVALASEKLDHHPEWFNVYNKVEVTWSTHDCGGLSSKDIKMATFCDDTFKPSSNKTDFDDEGNGYHKHGVPQALGTTGSGYQKGQGTKDTRYQRRWEPQALVTTDTSTGCQNVLGTIGTGYHRHWLQKVPALQTLDTTGTGYHITGYQAKARYHRQWVPQGMTTRGTRYHRDWELQTLDTTGTGYHRDYLPQTLDNTGTGYHKHWL